The Branchiostoma lanceolatum isolate klBraLanc5 chromosome 3, klBraLanc5.hap2, whole genome shotgun sequence DNA segment tattttttttttaggtcTGAGGTTCCCAAGGAATGTAAATGTCTTGCAGAAAAGGTCCATCTCGAGTCTACAAAATATGCAATACCTTTACACCACAGCCTCAGCTTCTATGTCAAGAGAAAAAGTAAGCTGCTTTTTCTTAAATGTCTGAGGTCTGTAGGAATGCACATGTCTTTCAGAGAAGGTCTATCTCGAGTCTACAAAATATGCAATACTTTTACACCACAGTCTCTGCTTCTATGTATAGGGGAACTGTCACCACATTGCTGTGAACAAGAACTGGGTAGTTCTTCAGCTCTATGAGCGCTACAGGAGGGAGAGAACGTCTTGTGCTGAGATGCGAAGTGGTGCGGTTGGACGTCCTTGTCGTGCCCGATCCCAGGCTGGCACCTTGCTTCTCCTTGGAGTCGCAAAAGGTGCTCTTGATGCAGGCACGGAAGTCGTCCCCCACCATGGCGTAGATGAAGGGATTGGTGGCGGAGTTGATGTACGTGAGAATCAGCGCAGCCACCTACATGATGGCAGGGGGTATTGTAAACTTCAGGAAGATGTCAAGTTTGGAACATTGAGCTACAGATTTGGCCAGACTTTATATCCCAAATTTTGGATAGTGGCCTTTTGATGTTGGTAGTCGTATAATGTAGTTAAAAGATAGCCTCGAAAAAATGAAtgttgtacaaaaaaaaaaacattgcaaaggAGAAGGACATTGAGAACGTTTTAACGATTTAACCTTACCGTAAGTTTAATTCTTCGACATTTTTGAAAGGTTTTACGTGGTTTGTGTATTAAATCATCTTTTGGTGAACTGAAGTAAGATACGACCTATAACTTATGCCTACTCATAACAAATGCAAGTTCAGCCAGACGACTTTGAGAGCAAGTGCGATTTTCTACACGATTGATGTATTTTAGTGAAAATAAGAAAGAGTAATGGCAATTTTTTCCCTGGCCAACTGTATTTCATATCGTTTCCACTTCTGTTTTTTAAAGTACAGACAGTCTGGTCGAAAGAGTTTTACGTGTGTGAAAGGAAAGTATCTCTAGAATTGTGGGGAGGGGAAACTGGCAACAAGTTTTATTTCAATGGTAACAATGTGAAACCTTACCTTGATCCAGTAAATTGTATCTGACATCACCGCCTTCGGACTCAGCATGACCCAGAGGTTGATGATGTGGTTGGGGAGCCAGCAGGCCGCGAAGACAGCCACCACCCCGATGACCAGGCACGCAGTTTTCCTGTTCTGTCACACAATTTTCAACAATAGGATTTTGAAATTTACAGATGGAATTAATGATTTTATAACTGTAACTCTAACTTACCATTATTGTAGCTCCGTCATGtaatgatatgatgatgattttccaTTCTGTAGACGATTTTGATGTTAAAAATGTAATGTGACTATTTCCTTATTGTGTATTGGCAAACATGTGATTTCTGCAACGGTGACATATTTTCATCGACGAGCAACAGAACGAAAATTTTTGTTTCGcggattctttttttaaatttctgatATTAAATTTAGTTAATGTCGACacatatgtgaaaaaatacattttttttttttacatttttgtactcaATTACTCAAAGTTCAAAATCAagagcatttttcaaaaatccccaaaacaaaaatctcgggaaaaccgttacaGTCATTTTTTAACGCCGATGAGGTAAGCTGGAGCCAAGCTTaaacgatgtttgaacgcatttcacgccgcacggatagggggaggtGGTAATTAATACTGGCGTTGACAATCCTTGTAATATTCAAGGTCGGTCCAACAATGACGCCAGTAGCTTCGTTACATGCTAGtatccacaacaaagtgccaggaTAGATGTACTGTCCATAAAACGGTTGATATTTGTGAAAATGTAGTTTTTCTCCTGATGCGGAAAAAAGGGCCCTACAGCGAGGGTTAAAAGGTCTTTAAAGTTGAAACTCGCCATGAACGCAGGTGACcccaaatggaacacgcgtttGGATCGAATTACGTCAGATCGACCATTGTCGAAAAaggttcgaattcggctggacttGAATTCGACCACCGTGTTTGCCCTCCTTTTCATCTTGTATGGAAAATTCAAATAGATTATCATGGTCATGTCATGCTACGGTCACATGAAGTTTTATATTTTTACGAGTATGAAAAAAATGACCGTCGACAAGAATCTGTATGACAACACTTTTGAGCGACACATCCACGGGTACGAGAGTCCTACGAAAGACCCAATTTGATTTCAAACATCTGTCGTCTTGTGCAAAACTATCGACGAAGCAGTCATATGGGCTTTACTATGAAGTGagtttcattcattaattcattcattgaccTGCGCATACACTGACTTTATATTTCAACTCTATGGGCTGGAGATTTTCAACTCTATGGGCTGGAGATTTCCATATCTCATTCTTACGTGATGACCATATGACTCATTATGAGTATGCATGTATATTAATCTATTCTCGTGTAACAATGTACTTTGTTTCCTTAACCTTGGGTaacaaatatattttgttttttcgATTCTGTATACGTATCCTTTTTCTACCCATCTTCTAGAGCGgctttttcttgttgctgttttCTCGATCTCCACGATTGCAACGTATTTGAAACAGATTCAGAACCACTAGAAACATTCAACGTATGAAgcgcattgttgttgttttctacaTATTTCTTCAAAACCAATATAATGGCCCCTAAGTGTTTGATAGTTTTCAATCTCATCACTTGATGTCATTCTTTGGATACTATGCATTCAAAGTATTCGAGGTCAAATTTTGGGAGCAAAATTAAGAATATTCCTAATAGCTTATTTTCTGATGAATACAAGCTAGCCTGTGGTAAACAAATACCTTTTTCTCCTGCATGCCAGACTGAATTCCTGGCTGGAAACGGTTGTAGAGGCGGTAGACGATGGCTGAGCACGTGAACAAGAAGACCACCAATGGGATGAAGTAGATGAACAGCATCGAGTAGATCCTGTAGCCCATCCCCCAGGCCTCCGATGGGTACCTTGAGCGGCAGACCTTCACACTTTCCCCATACCATGGGAAGGATTCCACACGGTAGTACAGGGCTGTCGGCAGAGTCATGATGAACGAGGCTATGGATCATGAAAAACAAGAGCTCGATTAACAGCAGATAAAAAATCATATTCCTTATCTAATTAGACCCAACCATGTATTTCATtacatttattctttatttagcCAGGAAAAACGCATGATTTTCAACGTGCCATATGGCtacaaaacaattcaaacaaaTTGCAATTTAAAACTAACAGAAACTCAACTTAAAAATAAcaatagagttccacgaccttcgccaaatgattttaacctttatgactgatgtattaggagtgtttctcatcaattataaatcataccagttgattgtcttagaatataacatgtccaaagtatgagcttaacaaattatgagctcaacaaaggaggttatgctaatatttttcattaattatgcaaatgtggcccttattggcataatttgattcaacgatgttgacattcacgatgccaaaaaaaagtattgaatgtatgaaattgccgtcatttgccagtgtggaattagagaagttactcattaagtatgcaaattaggcccacattagcatattttctatctataaacattcctcttttcctcagttacaatttgaatagtcatatcatggaacaaagctgATTTTagagttgcctcattaattatgcaaattagaatctgatttgcatgattattgtccaatcatactaagcatcacacaagctatctacataccaaaaatcatgatcatccataaagcccatcttgttatagtatttcctcattaattatgcaaatgaggtcttcatttgcatagttcatatcaattaacatttctctcttcctcagttacatatgtcacatgtttcagagtcctatcatggaatttggcagatgtataaactttcctcattaattatgcaaattatatgctgatttgcataagaagtgtctaatcatgtacatcatcactcaagctatctacctaccaaaaatcattaccatccatcaagcccttcttgagttattccctttcaaagtcagacgcaaaacctgctcctgcagtaccataaaagccgctaggtggcccaaacccacaccacttactctctgtccaaagatctataaaccactcaaaaataagttccatagcatgtccagaacacgagatatcaaaacaggaagttccgctgcagtaccgtaagaagccactagggggcctaaaatctaatcgtttttaggtctcatcaaaacctaccaacataccaaataccaagacaatccatcaaggcattctagAGTTAAGCTgtgccactacacacaaacacacacgcccacaaacgctaccctctgcataaccttctcggcgaaggtaataataagaACTGTCCTGTGGTACAGCAAAAGTACATTAGATTAAAATAAAATTATTTGAAGAGATATAAAAAACAGTTCCAAATTAGAAATTGCACCTGCATCTGCAACTGTTTTAAGATTCGAATCGAAAAGAAGTTGAACCTGTACAAACTAGCATTCATAAGTAATAATGATTGTAAATATAGAAATATACCACATTCTTATATcactgtaaatgtaaatgtattgaTACGTTATCAATATAACCTCTAATTAGCTTATAATAGCATAATAGCACAATACATTCTTCCATTCATTAATTAAAGTGGATCATGGAACAGTTATCGGTTCGAAATAGAGAAGATGGTTTTCTTCAATGGAAGCACGACAAGTACATTATTctatattatcacatagccaggtggcgtcgaccaatcagaatccTCCATTGCCCATTTGTTGTGATGCCATAACACACTATTCTATATTACAAAATAATTTACTACAGATGCACTTGATCTACAGATGTACTTGATAAtgagtatatacatatataccatATATACGTTGTTACTTTATCGAATGGGTATACTTTGAAAGAGTATTTATTATGACTGGGACCTATTCTATGGGGCCTTCTCGTGAATACCTTGAAGACCTTAAGGTCTGAAGTTTGCATACCTAGCCTATGGTATTTCTGATGCTGCATTAGGAGGTCTCTTTCAATTCAGCattattgccttcgccgtaggcagaagggtatatttttaatcgggatttgtggagtgatggtgttggcgatataactctaGATCTTGaggccatggacggatgtttgTGATTtctggtaggtaagtttctgtaggggagacgaaggtcaagttcgaagatggatCCTCTGGGGGGTTCCTTTGATGGTGCAGTGgatcttttgtgtttgtcggtttgcttgtttattggtggcataactcgagagaaattGAATGGATCGtaatgaaatttagtaggttgttgaGTGTCgaggaaacgaaggtcaagttcgaagatgggtcttctgggggttCATACGGTACAACGGTGGGCATTTTGaatctaaattttggaggaggataactcaagcaggatTTGGTGGATCTTGATTGTTTTGGGCATGCAGGTAGAAACGATTAGTGACGATTAACACAATTGGAGgcattctatgcaaatcaggtccttcTTTTACaggattaatgaggaaaagttgtgcgttgtcccaagtgcctgaaagttcaacgcggaGACCCCCTTGTCggttgagggcgggattgtacattctctcatatattgcttctctaactccccgttcAAACCAACGATGTTCGCGGTCTAGAATATCTGTAGATTttagattgaatgagtgtccctggttgtgttgtagGTGGTGGTAAATGGCCGAGGAATATCTGTTTCCGCTCTTTCTGCAGTGTTCGTTGTACCTTGTCTTAGTGGCCGACTAGTCTCCCcactgtacatgttattgcagctgggttcctcacatttcatttagctcctaaaacaaaaGGAGCTActtgattcattagcatgcaaccttgtcttaacctactatcctattgaaccatctgaaattgtcttcccttcattaacatatctattcagagttttggtataaaacctagttctaccagatccttctttagtcactgacgaaagatagcggatgctatctgaaacatctgactgtctcaaaatcttatccagttgcttgagtaattaattttggcgtatcttattacctggatgtctaaccttcatcaacataatgtTATATAAACATGCAGTCAATCACCGCTGCATGTAGCCGTGCATATAGATGATTCCCGCGGCTGAAAATATCTCATCCATTGTACGGTCGTAGGGAGCAGCCCTCGGGTAGGTAGCTCAAGGCTACACTAATTGGATGCGTCTAAAAGCAGACTGAAAAGGTGTGTCAATCATGCaatcatgtgtatgtgtatgcatgtgtttatgtgtgtgtgtgtgtgtgtgtgtgtgcgcgcgcgcgcgtctAAAAGCAGACTGAAAAGGTGTGTCAATCATGCAATCATGTGTACGTGTATgcatgtgtttatgtatgtgtgtgtgcgcgcgtctAAAAGCAGACTGAAAAGGTGTGTCAATCATGCaatcatgtgtatgtgtatgtatgtgtttatgtgtgtgtgtgtgtgtgtgtgtgtgtgtgtgtgtgtgtgtgtgtgtgtgtgtgtgtgtgcgtgcgtgcgtgtgtatgtgcgtgcgtgtgtgtgtctgtgcctcTGTGAGTGGGTGTGCATGTGTCGGTGTCGTTTAATGGATCCCATCCAGCGTCCACAGTCTTTATCATTTATTACTATGACGATGAAATATTAGGTCAATGTAGCAGTAGTACGAACGCAGCTTACCGATCCAGACGATGACACTGCCGATGATGGCCACTCTTCTCCGTCGGAAGGTCAGTGACAGCATGGGGTGCAGTATGGCACCGTAACGGTCAAGGCTTAGCAAGGCCAGGGTTAAACAAGTCGCCTGGACAGTCACCTAATTTTTAGAGAGCAAATTCGTTGAATAGAATGTCGGAAACGATTGCAATATAAACATGAAACATAAATGTGTGCAGCAGTCGCATAACCATAGCCGTACACACAAAACTGCCCAAAAAGACAACTCAGTGCAACAATAAAAAActggtctatatggacaggttGCTACTATAGATGactaatgcttgtgtcaatgaaacagaaatatctatgtctttttctttattcttcCTTTCCTGTTGTATATAAAAGAAGATTACCTGCATCATGTAGCTGACGAACTTGCACATCGTCTCTCCGAAGACGTAAGACGTCGTCAAGTAGTTGACCGCAGTGAAAGGCACGCAGCACAGCAGGAAGGCTAGGTCTGTCACCGCCAAGTTGACCAAGTAGCAAGTGGTGACGGTTTGCATCTTTTTGAAGAAGGCCACCACATAGATAACTAAGACGTTACCTGTAACTCCCACCAGGAATATGAGGGCAAAGATGATTGGTGGGAAGTAATACTTCCAGGAAATACCCGGAAATGTGTCGTAGGCACTTTCCGTTACGTTGGAAAGACTGGTatcgttctgtgacgtcatgttcccGGAAATAACGTCCATGTTCCCGGAAATGACGTCCATATCGAGAAGTCTGAGTGGCTGTTACAATTCTGCTTTGACATGGAAAACAACAAACACCGATTAATTGCATGATAAGTAATATTTCCATATTTGGTAAAAATATTCACAGAATAAAACCCAACGATGCATCTCCCCAAAAGAAATGTTCATACCATTCTACGTAAGGCAAGGTAGGCAAGACACGGTTAACATAGCTTGAAATAAACCTTATTGTTGCTAACAACTGTACCGTAATAGTTGAAATTTGGTGGGAAACTAGACAAAGTTTAAACATTccaaaaagaataaaaaatcaatatttgttTAACccttatctatctattcattcatctattcattgcTTTCATGTGCGTTATTACCTCCGTTGCGGATATTTTCTTTAGTATATCTGTTTGCTTGCGTGTCCGACGTTATTTGTAAAGTGTAAGACCGGTTTCCACATGCTAGGCACGTCAAGGAACTGACAAGTTAGGTCAAATgtcccagaaaggtcccagaatgGTCCCAGAATATTTCTCATTTCTTCAGTTCCCTACTATATGCATG contains these protein-coding regions:
- the LOC136429881 gene encoding G-protein coupled receptor 54-like; its protein translation is MDVISGNMDVISGNMTSQNDTSLSNVTESAYDTFPGISWKYYFPPIIFALIFLVGVTGNVLVIYVVAFFKKMQTVTTCYLVNLAVTDLAFLLCCVPFTAVNYLTTSYVFGETMCKFVSYMMQVTVQATCLTLALLSLDRYGAILHPMLSLTFRRRRVAIIGSVIVWIASFIMTLPTALYYRVESFPWYGESVKVCRSRYPSEAWGMGYRIYSMLFIYFIPLVVFLFTCSAIVYRLYNRFQPGIQSGMQEKKNRKTACLVIGVVAVFAACWLPNHIINLWVMLSPKAVMSDTIYWIKVAALILTYINSATNPFIYAMVGDDFRACIKSTFCDSKEKQGASLGSGTTRTSNRTTSHLSTRRSLPPVALIELKNYPVLVHSNVVTVPLYIEAETVV